From Toxorhynchites rutilus septentrionalis strain SRP chromosome 2, ASM2978413v1, whole genome shotgun sequence, a single genomic window includes:
- the LOC129770155 gene encoding eukaryotic translation initiation factor 3 subunit C codes for MSRFFAGGSESDSDSSSDSEPIQRQAAPQFTFSDEEEDVKRVVRSTKEKRYEELSNIIKSIRNYKKIKDMASVLSSFEDLTRAYAKALPVIVKEEKGVTPRFIIRAIVELEDFINEVWDDRDGRKNLSKNNSRSLGTLRQKFRKYIKDFDSELKKFRESPDAADDDEEEEEKKDDSESEDEQVIAQSAVRAVSFKKDVEKVKVEKDDEDSDDSIDWGSDSESDESSSDEETHYASIRERFLKRSEKDDGEDGEKKKEKKKVKESKDSRKKKRVDDDDDEGWEVVNGNRSATSEQPKMFAKDAEIDITVVIAKLNEVMAARGKKRTDRKMQIEFLRELRTVAEAHNLGAAVAAKIRFNIVSAIFDYNPKVSEPMKLEHWSKLLEEIQALIKLLLAHEEVHLSETILDENEEYENVPFKIRGCMLTAVERLDDEFTKLLKECDPHSNDYVDRLKDEVTVTSIIEEVVKYVERLGNEMEICRIYLRKIDHLYYKFDPNVLKKRKGQLPANTLTSVDEMERLCRFIYAKDQTDRLRTRAILSHIFHHALHDNWFQARDLVLMSHLQETIHHSDPPTQILYNRTMANLGLCAFRHGNVKDAHQCLVDLMMTGKPKELLAQGLVPQRQNERSLEQEKVEKQRQMPFHMHINLELLECVYLVSAMLLEIPYMAAHEFDARRRMISKTFYQQLRSSERQSLVGPPESMREHVVAAAKAMRHGDWNACANFIVNKKMNVKVWDLFYEADRVREMLTKFIKEESLRTYLFTYSNVYASISVPYLAEMFDLPKSKVHSLISKMIINEELMASLDDPTETVVLHRSEPSRLQALSMQLADKVTNLVDANERVFEMKQGNFFQRGGNQGYNRDRQNYRNQNQNQNWNNNRRQDNRGNRGNRNQNREHRDQHREHQRVEFEEKAE; via the exons ATGTCGCGATTTTTTGCCGGTGGCTCGGAATCTGATTCCGATAGCTCTTCGGATAGTGAGCCAATTCAGCGTCAGGCTGCTCCGCAATTCACG TTTAGTGACGAGGAGGAAGATGTCAAACGCGTCGTGCGGTCAACGAAGGAAAAACGCTATGAAGAACTATCGAACATTATTAAAAGCATCCGTAACTACAAGAAAATCAAGGACATGGCAAGTGTGCTTAGCAGTTTTGAGGATTTGACGAGAGCATACGCGAAGGCGTTGCCCGTGATTGTCAAGGAGGAGAAGGGAGTCACGCCTCGCTTTATAATACGCGCTATAGTGGAGCTTGAAGATTTTATCAACGAGGTTTGGGATGATAGAGATGGACGCAAAAATTTGTCCAAGAACAACTCCCGGTCTCTCGGAACATTGCGGCAGAAGTTCCGCAAATACATCAAAGACTTTGACAGCGAGCTGAAAAAATTCCGCGAGTCTCCGGATGCGGCCGATGATGATGAAGAGGAAGAGGAGAAAAAGGACGATTCAGAGTCCGAGGACGAACAGGTTATCGCTCAATCCGCCGTTAGGGCTGTATCGTTTAAGAAGGATGTCGAGAAGGTGAAAGTGGAGAAGGATGATGAAGATTCGGACGATTCGATTGATTGGGGTTCAGATTCGGAATCAGATGAAAGCTCTTCTGACGAAGAAACGCATTACGCTAGTATTCGAGAACGCTTCTTGAAACGTTCGGAGAAAGATGACGGGGAAGACGgcgaaaaaaagaaggaaaagaaaaaggtGAAGGAATCGAAGGATAGTCGTAAGAAGAAACGGGTTGATGACGACGACGATGAAGGTTGGGAGGTTGTGAACGGAAATCGATCGGCCACTTCCGAACAACCGAAGATGTTTGCGAAAGATGCGGAAATCGATATCACCGTCGTTATTGCCAAGCTGAATGAAGTAATGGCTGCTCGAGGCAAAAAAAGAACTGATCGTAAGATGCAAATTGAGTTCTTGCGGGAACTTCGTACAGTTGCTGAGGCACACAATTTGGGAGCCGCTGTGGCAGCAAAAATTCGCTTCAATATTGTCTCAGCTATTTTCGATTACAATCCTAAGGTTTCTGAACCGATGAAATTAGAGCATTGGTCCAAGTTGCTGGAAGAAATTCAGGCACTCATTAAACTTTTACTTGCCCATGAAGAAGTCCATCTATCGGAGACTATTCTCGATGAAAACGAAGAATATGAAAATGTTCCATTTAAAATCCGTGGCTGTATGTTAACGGCTGTGGAACGCTTGGATGATGAATTCACTAAATTACTGAAGGAATGTGATCCTCACAGCAATGATTACGTTGATCGTCTGAAGGATGAAGTTACTGTCACCAGCATCATTGAGGAAGTAGTCAAATACGTTGAACGTTTGGGAAACGAGATGGAAATTTGCCGGATTTATTTGCGTAAAATCGATCATTTGTACTACAAGTTCGATCCAAATGTATTGAAGAAACGGAAAGGGCAACTTCCTGCCAACACGCTAACTTCGGTTGATGAAATGGAGCGTTTGTGCCGGTTCATATATGCCAAAGATCAAACCGATCGTCTTCGTACGCGCGCTATTCTTTCGCACATTTTCCATCATGCCCTTCACGATAATTGGTTCCAAGCTCGCGATTTAGTTCTGATGTCCCATCTGCAGGAAACGATTCATCATTCTGATCCTCCCACACAAATCCTTTACAACAGAACTATGGCCAATCTGGGATTGTGCGCATTTCGTCATGGAAACGTAAAGGATGCCCATCAATGTCTAGTGGATTTGATGATGACTGGTAAACCGAAAGAATTGCTCGCACAAGGTTTGGTTCCACAGCGCCAGAACGAGCGTTCGTTGGAGCAGGAAAAAGTTGAGAAGCAGCGTCAAATGCCATTCCATATGCATATTAATCTAGAACTTCTTGAATGTGTCTATTTGGTATCAGCTATGCTGCTCGAAATTCCGTATATGGCAGCTCATGAATTTGATGCTCGTCGTCGTATGATAAGTAAAACTTTCTATCAACAGCTGAGATCTTCCGAGAGACAGTCGTTAGTTg GACCACCTGAATCGATGAGGGAGCATGTTGTAGCCGCGGCCAAAGCAATGCGTCATGGCGACTGGAATGCATGTGCTAACTTTATTGTGAACAAAAAAATGAACGTCAAAGTTTGGGACTTGTTCTACGAGGCGGACCGCGTTCGCGAGATGTTAACCAAATTCATCAAGGAGGAATCTTTACGCACATACTTATTCACCTATTCGAACGTGTATGCATCGATCAGTGTCCCGTACCTCGCGGAAATGTTTGACTTGCCTAAAAGTAAGGTACACTCATTGATCAGCAAAATGATTATAAACGAGGAGTTGATGGCGTCGTTGGACGATCCAACTGAAACAGTTGTGCTGCACCGCTCGGAACCTTCGCGTCTTCAGGCACTTTCAATGCAGCTTGCCGATAAGGTTACTAATTTGGTTGATGCAAATGAGCGCGTCTTTGAAATGAAGCAAGGCAATTTCTTCCAACGGGGCGGAAACCAAGGATATAATCGTGACCGCCAGAATTATCGCAATCAAAACCAGAATCAGAACTGGAACAACAATCGCCGTCAAGATAATCGTGGAAACCGCGGCAATCGTAATCAGAACCGTGAACATCGGGACCAGCATCGTGAACACCAACGTGTCGAATTTGAAGAAAAGGCTGAGTAG
- the LOC129766278 gene encoding uncharacterized protein LOC129766278, with the protein MANFCAVKGCEITRSRYKNKAECITVHRFPKREDLILKWIAYCGQEKQWKPLGNQGICSKHFDSSCYERNEECENVSYSVERRRRINADALPGNPGHWTQLGEVENQPADSARSSSDEIENVEISCILNAAGILPLGMIRLADIIQIQTSEHK; encoded by the exons ATGGCTAATTTCTGTGCCGTTAAGGGCTGCGAAATAACTCGTTCTCGATACAAAAATAAAGCTGAATGTATTACCGTGCATAGATTTCCCAAAAGAGAGGATCTGATCTTGAAATGGATCGCTTATTGTGGACAAGAAAAACAGTGGAAACCTCTAGGTAACCAAGGAATTTGTTCGAAACATTTCGATTCCTCGTGCTATGAAAGGAATGAAGAGTGCGAAAATGTCTCATACTCGGTTGAGCGGCGTCGAAGAATCAATGCTGATG CATTACCAGGGAATCCTGGACACTGGACTCAATTGGGAGAAGTTGAAAATCAACCCGCCGACAGCGCAAGAAGTAGTAGTGATGAAATAGAAAATGTCGAGATATCTT GTATCCTGAATGCAGCTGGAATACTGCCTCTCGGCATGATCAGACTGGCAGAtattattcaaattcaga CATCAGAACATAAATAA